One window of Candidatus Neomarinimicrobiota bacterium genomic DNA carries:
- a CDS encoding TPM domain-containing protein, which produces MSKAEKLAKEIFSDQDLQDISAAINTFEGRTSGEIVISFNTTSHGQPYKSAKRIFEKAKLHETKERNATLIVLFLSEQKFAVYGDVGIYEKVPTDFWEETVEEMKTQFAQGNMREGLLAGIHKLGENLASYFPVSKDDVNELDDDIKFGDSDE; this is translated from the coding sequence ATGAGTAAAGCTGAGAAACTGGCAAAAGAGATTTTTAGTGATCAGGATTTGCAGGATATATCTGCGGCAATAAATACTTTTGAGGGTCGCACGAGTGGTGAGATTGTCATTAGTTTCAATACGACCTCTCACGGTCAACCCTACAAATCTGCTAAACGAATATTCGAAAAAGCCAAACTTCATGAGACCAAAGAGCGCAATGCCACCTTGATCGTTCTTTTTCTTTCTGAACAAAAATTCGCCGTCTATGGTGATGTGGGTATCTACGAAAAGGTTCCCACAGATTTTTGGGAAGAAACTGTTGAAGAGATGAAAACTCAATTTGCCCAGGGAAACATGCGTGAAGGTTTGTTGGCTGGAATTCATAAACTGGGTGAAAATCTTGCTAGCTATTTCCCCGTTTCTAAAGATGATGTCAACGAATTAGATGATGATATCAAGTTTGGTGACAGTGATGAGTGA
- a CDS encoding Rne/Rng family ribonuclease produces MKKDIFINQTHKETRIAIHEDDVLVELYVEKPENIRIVGNIYKGVVENVLPGMQAAFVDIGIGANSFLPFSEVEGESFLLDHDDDDDDDDKPQRGNRGRSRNQNHRHDHRRPNAPKLKTGQQILVQVIKEPYMGKGARVTTNISLPGRFLVLVPNSNSIGISRKIYNNYERRRLRRSCQEMKPDGFGLIARTVTEGKDDETLGADLNNLMDSYKRMEKVVKSKPGPVLVYKDMETVSSLIRDLFTNDVQRVVADNKGMYKQISSYLKGAAPQLLDRLIHYNKKLPMFDAYNVQKGIDISMSRKVGLKSGASIVIEQTEALVSIDVNSGKFIGRKDHEANAVKINLEAARAIAQQLRLRDLGGLIVIDFIDMSREDNKKKVYYELRRELRKDRAKVAVSYISDFGLLEMTRQRIRLSLLLSATEECPVCKGRGRIMSKAALTTQIEGWFRRFHSKKREFRLQLVVNPELAKFLRSGRKNVVRSIQWQHFIKVEVVEDESKNMDEFRVISKKQGKDITDDY; encoded by the coding sequence ATGAAGAAGGATATCTTTATAAACCAAACGCATAAGGAAACACGGATTGCCATCCATGAGGATGACGTTCTGGTTGAACTTTATGTTGAAAAACCTGAAAACATTAGAATTGTTGGCAATATCTACAAGGGTGTTGTGGAGAATGTTTTGCCTGGAATGCAGGCTGCCTTTGTTGATATCGGGATCGGAGCCAATTCGTTTTTACCCTTTTCAGAAGTTGAGGGTGAATCCTTTCTTCTGGATCATGATGACGATGATGATGACGATGACAAGCCCCAAAGAGGCAACCGTGGTCGATCAAGAAACCAGAATCATCGCCACGATCATAGAAGACCCAATGCGCCAAAATTAAAGACGGGACAACAGATTCTGGTCCAGGTCATCAAAGAACCATATATGGGCAAGGGCGCCAGAGTGACGACCAACATTTCTTTACCAGGTCGATTTCTGGTATTGGTGCCCAACTCAAACTCAATTGGTATCTCCCGTAAAATTTACAATAATTATGAACGCCGTCGATTACGTCGAAGCTGTCAGGAAATGAAACCTGATGGATTTGGTTTAATTGCCAGAACCGTCACTGAAGGCAAAGATGATGAAACCCTGGGCGCCGATTTAAACAATCTCATGGACTCCTACAAACGCATGGAGAAGGTTGTTAAAAGCAAACCAGGTCCCGTACTTGTTTATAAGGATATGGAGACCGTTTCCAGTCTTATTCGTGATCTTTTTACCAATGATGTACAGCGCGTGGTCGCGGACAATAAGGGGATGTATAAGCAAATCAGCAGTTATCTCAAAGGTGCTGCTCCACAATTGCTTGATCGCCTCATTCATTACAATAAAAAATTACCCATGTTTGATGCCTACAATGTCCAGAAGGGTATTGATATATCAATGTCTCGGAAAGTGGGTTTGAAGAGTGGGGCCTCAATCGTCATTGAGCAAACCGAAGCCCTGGTGTCCATCGATGTAAACTCTGGAAAATTCATTGGTCGCAAAGACCATGAAGCCAATGCCGTGAAAATAAACCTGGAAGCAGCCCGGGCAATTGCCCAACAATTACGTCTGCGAGATTTGGGTGGTTTGATTGTTATTGATTTTATTGATATGTCCCGCGAGGATAATAAAAAGAAAGTCTATTACGAACTCCGTCGTGAACTTCGTAAAGATAGAGCCAAGGTAGCCGTGAGCTACATTTCGGATTTTGGTCTTCTGGAAATGACCCGTCAACGTATTCGTCTCAGCTTATTGCTATCAGCAACTGAGGAATGTCCAGTCTGCAAAGGACGCGGTCGCATTATGTCAAAGGCTGCCCTCACGACTCAGATTGAAGGCTGGTTCCGTCGTTTTCATTCCAAAAAACGAGAATTCAGACTTCAACTGGTTGTCAATCCCGAACTGGCAAAATTTTTAAGATCTGGTCGTAAAAATGTGGTACGCTCCATTCAGTGGCAGCATTTTATCAAAGTCGAAGTTGTGGAAGATGAATCCAAAAATATGGATGAATTTCGGGTGATCAGTAAGAAACAAGGCAAGGATATCACGGACGATTATTGA